The genomic window CAACTCCTCCCGTTTCCGCTCCAGCTCCTGCGGCACTTTCCCGCTGAATTTGTCGAACATGTCCTTCTGCGAAGCGAGTTCGTTTTTCCAATCCTGTTCGTCGGCCGACATCACCTTGCCGAATTGCTGTTCATCCCAGCCGCTCATGCCTTTCCAGTCGAGATCGGAATAGCGTGGCGCCATGCCAAGCGCGCTTTTCACCGCCTCGGCGCGGCCATGCACGCGATCGACGATCCATTTCAGAACGCGCATGTTTTCGCCGAAGCCGGGCCACATGAATTTGCCGTTCTCGTCGGTGCGGAACCAGTTGACGCCAAAAATGCGCGGTGGCTTGGACAGCGTCTTGCCGATCTTCAGCCAGTGCTTGAAATAATCGGCCATGTTGTAGCCGCAGAACGGCAGCATCGCCATCGGATCGCGGCGCACTTCGCCCATGGTGCCGGCAGCGGCGGCCATCATTTCCGAGCCCATGCTGGCGGCCATATAAACGCCCGATTCAAAAGAGAAAGCCGCGCATCCGAACAGCCGCTTTG from Burkholderiales bacterium includes these protein-coding regions:
- a CDS encoding phosphoenolpyruvate carboxykinase (GTP): KRLFGCAAFSFESGVYMAASMGSEMMAAAAGTMGEVRRDPMAMLPFCGYNMADYFKHWLKIGKTLSKPPRIFGVNWFRTDENGKFMWPGFGENMRVLKWIVDRVHGRAEAVKSALGMAPRYSDLDWKGMSGWDEQQFGKVMSADEQDWKNELASQKDMFDKFSGKVPQELERKREELGASMQG